One window from the genome of Serinibacter salmoneus encodes:
- a CDS encoding alpha/beta hydrolase: MRPRIPLPTTHVNQVIDGFLTAQLAREAVEYPPPPPVGAWAPDILGRGHEARTIPLGSDEEGEVAATLVRYRPDADQDRTATPEPQATLPTPRFVVLYLHGWTDYLLNHEIGPFWATQGGAFYGLDLRKYGRSLRAGQTPGYITDLATYDEDIEAALDLIAEDHPDLPIVLMAHSTGGLTATLWSARHPGRTAGLVLVAPWLEVQGAARVRSLSAPVVREVARAFPTRPLPGIDLGYYHHTISASREGEWDLVPAWHPENGFPATYGWLAAILHGHSAIAHRRVHVTEPVLLVRSARTVFAPAWKEEMASADIVVDVEVIAERAIRIADEVTIATVPDALHDVLLSPRPIRDLAYRQIARWASAYLP, encoded by the coding sequence ATGCGACCCCGGATCCCCCTGCCCACCACGCATGTGAACCAGGTGATCGACGGCTTCCTCACGGCGCAGTTGGCCCGCGAAGCCGTGGAGTACCCGCCGCCGCCTCCGGTGGGTGCGTGGGCGCCGGACATCCTCGGGCGCGGTCACGAGGCCCGCACCATCCCCCTGGGCAGTGATGAGGAGGGCGAGGTCGCCGCCACCCTCGTGCGCTACCGGCCCGATGCCGATCAGGACAGGACCGCCACCCCCGAACCGCAGGCCACCCTGCCCACCCCCCGCTTCGTCGTCCTGTACCTGCACGGCTGGACCGACTACCTCCTCAACCACGAGATCGGCCCGTTCTGGGCCACCCAGGGCGGGGCCTTCTACGGCCTGGACCTGCGCAAGTACGGGCGCAGTCTGCGCGCAGGCCAGACCCCCGGCTACATCACCGACCTGGCCACCTACGACGAGGACATCGAGGCCGCCCTCGACCTCATTGCCGAGGACCACCCCGACCTCCCGATCGTGCTGATGGCCCACTCCACCGGAGGCCTCACCGCCACCCTGTGGTCGGCCCGCCACCCCGGACGCACCGCCGGACTCGTCCTGGTCGCCCCCTGGCTCGAGGTCCAGGGCGCCGCCCGGGTTCGTTCCCTCTCCGCTCCCGTGGTGCGGGAGGTGGCCCGTGCGTTCCCCACCCGACCGCTGCCGGGGATCGACCTGGGGTACTACCACCACACGATCTCCGCGAGCCGCGAGGGCGAATGGGACCTCGTCCCCGCCTGGCACCCCGAGAACGGGTTCCCTGCCACCTACGGTTGGCTCGCCGCCATCCTGCACGGACATTCCGCGATCGCCCATCGCAGGGTCCATGTCACCGAGCCCGTGCTGTTGGTGCGCTCGGCCCGCACCGTGTTCGCCCCCGCGTGGAAGGAGGAGATGGCCAGCGCCGACATCGTGGTCGATGTCGAGGTGATCGCAGAACGAGCGATCCGGATCGCGGACGAGGTGACGATCGCCACGGTCCCGGACGCGCTGCATGATGTGCTGCTCTCCCCGCGCCCGATCCGCGACCTCGCCTACCGACAGATCGCACGGTGGGCGAGCGCCTACCTCCCCTGA